Within the Pseudomonas putida genome, the region GGCAGCCGCTCGAACAGTGCAAAGCCGAACTGCTGCTCCACGTCGCGCAGCATCTTGCTCAAGGCAGGCTGCGTGAGGCTCATACGTGTTGCCGCAGCATGCATATTGCGCGTGCGTGCAAGCGTGTCGATCAGCATTAAATGCTTATATCGAATACCGTTGCAAAAACTGGAATGGGTCATATCCGGTGGCATCAACAACTACTCCCAATTCGGTAACGTGTATAAATGCCACCTGCAAGTCGTACACCGAGCTCGACCCGACGGTTTCCCACGTCATTCCGAAAAAAGAGAGGGCGCCCTAAGCAATACCTATTGCGCTGGCAGGCGCGCCCCGGTGAGGAAAACGCGAAACACAGTCTGATTATTGCAAGTCAGCCATTATCATCCCGCGCTCGAAGGTGTTTTGCAGCGCGTATATTCCAGTTGATAAAGTGTCGTGGCGAGTTGCGTTTCAGGCACGTCCAGCAAATTGCCAACGGCAGCGACCAATTGTTCTCTGGCATGGCCTACATAATCGGCGGCACAGCCTTCGATGATGATGATCCAGGATGGGATTTCAGTACCCTCCGACCGGGCCTTTTTCTCTGCGGTCTCAACCTTGCTCACGGCTTCATCGGCGGTGCACAGATGAACCCCCGTGATCCCTTGAGCATCCGTCAGCGGAGGCAACAGCCGATCACGCAACGCTTGCAGGACGTCTTCGTGGCGTTCGGCGCTTACATTGAAGCGGAGGGTAACCAGGTAAGCGCCATTTCCCACCCCGGCGGTGTAGTGCACGTCACAGATCGATCGTGCGACATTGCGGTAAGACTGCACGACTTTCTGCGTCCAGGGTGTCGGCGCATTCAGGCGCGCCAGATAATCTGCCCCCCCTAACACGTCAACGGTATCGGCCTCGTACAGGTTGAAATAGACAGGCCCAGCATCGAGTGCGATGTATCGCCGCCCGCGCTGAAAGCCGGGGATCGCCGCGCGCTCTGGCATGTGCTCCCGGTTATGCCACTCGTAGAACTCATCGCGCGCCTCGGGCAAAAGATCATGCCAAATTGCAACTACACCTGTTCCTGCAAAGCTCATATCGTTGTCTCCGGGATCAATCAACGTTAGGGTAGCGACCGTCAACCCAGGCTGCGCCCATCTCCGAAACATAGGGAACGACTGTCTGGGACTGCTCACCCAGGCCCGTTCCACCGACGCGCATGACATCCCCGGCCTTGAGAAACACGTGGGGTTTCTGGCCCAGACCTACGCCGGGCGGCGTGCCGGTGATGATCACGTCACCCGGCAGCAGTGGCATGAAACGGCTGAGGTAGGACACGATGTGAGCCACGCTGAAAATCATCGTCCGCGTGTTACCGTTCTGATAACGCTTGCCGTTCACTTCCAACCAGAGGTCGAGGTTCTGCGGGTCGGCGATTTCATCGCGAGTCACCAGCCAGGGGCCAAGCGGCGCAAAGGAAAAGCTGCTCTTACCCTTGGTCCATTGCCCTTCGTACTCCAGCTGATAGGCGCGTTCAGAGACATCGTTCGCCAGGCAGTAACCGGCGATATGATCCAGCGCTTTGCTTTCTTCAACGTGCCAGGCGGGTGAACCGATGACGATCGCCAGTTCGACTTCCCAGTCGAGCTTCTTCGCATCACCAGGCAGGATCACAGGGTCGTTTGCCCCGCTGATCGACCCCGTGTGCTTGTTGAACACAACGGGCTGGCTCGGAATCGGCGTGTTGGTTTCGGCTGCATGGTCTGAGTAATTGAGGCCGATACAGATCAGGTTCGGCACGCTACCCACGCACGGGCCCAGACGTGTACCGGCCGGTACCAGTGGCAGGCGCTCCGTGTCGATGCCACGTAGTTTTTCGAGACTGGAAGGCGACAGCGCGGCGGCGTCGATATCATCCACGATGCCAGAAAGATCCCTGACCTGTCCTTGAGCATCCAAAATCCCAGGCAGTTCTTGTCCTGGCAAACCGAAACGAACCAAGCGCATACGTTACTCCTCAAGCGTTGAAAAAAAGACAGACAGGGATCCTGCCTCGCCGAACTGGATGTCCAGCGGCTGGTGGGTGGGAACTTCGAGTAGCCCTGCATAGGACCCGGTGATCACGACCTGACCCGCTTGCAGGTCGATGCCATGTGCAGAGAGAAAATTTGCTAACCAGACGATCGGCGAGACAGGGTCTTGATCCGGGTGGGTGCCGGCAATGCTCACAGGCTCTACCCCCGGATGGCTCAGCGTCACATCAAGGTGAGTGGGCAAATTGTTCGAGCTCAGCGACATTGC harbors:
- a CDS encoding fumarylacetoacetate hydrolase family protein; translated protein: MRLVRFGLPGQELPGILDAQGQVRDLSGIVDDIDAAALSPSSLEKLRGIDTERLPLVPAGTRLGPCVGSVPNLICIGLNYSDHAAETNTPIPSQPVVFNKHTGSISGANDPVILPGDAKKLDWEVELAIVIGSPAWHVEESKALDHIAGYCLANDVSERAYQLEYEGQWTKGKSSFSFAPLGPWLVTRDEIADPQNLDLWLEVNGKRYQNGNTRTMIFSVAHIVSYLSRFMPLLPGDVIITGTPPGVGLGQKPHVFLKAGDVMRVGGTGLGEQSQTVVPYVSEMGAAWVDGRYPNVD